A stretch of DNA from Verrucomicrobiia bacterium:
GCTTTCCACCGAGATGGCGCCTCCGGTCTGGTGCACGATGCCGTAAACGGTGGCCAGGCCGAGACCGGTGCCGCTGCCGGTGGGTTTGGTGGTGAAGAAGGGTTCGAAGAGGTGGGCTTTCACTTCATCGCTCATGCCCATGCCGTTATCGGTCACTTGGAGGCGCACGTAACGTCCAGGCTGGAGGTCCAGTTTTCGCGCTTCTTCTGCTTCCAGGGAGACGGGAGCGCTGCTGATGCTCAAGAGACCTCCGCGCGGCATGGCATCCACGGAGTTCAGGGCGAGGTTGATGATCATCTGCTCCATTTGGGAGGGATCGGCCTTGATGGAGCCGACGTGTTCGCCGGGGTGTAATTCCAGGACCACGTCCTCACGGATCAGCCGTCCGAGCATTTTCTGCAAGTTTTTGAGCAGGGAATTTGGCTCGATGACTTCCGGGCGGAAGACCTGCTGGCGGGCGAAGGCGAGGAGGCGGCGGGTGACGCCTTCGGCGCGAGTGGTGGCTTCCAGCACCTGTTCGAGATCCTTATGGGTCATGCTTTCCGGGTCCACACTGTCCCGGGCGAGGAGGGCGAAGCTGCGGATGGCGGTGAGCATGTTGTTGAAGTCATGAGCCACGCCGCCGGCGAGGCGGCCGATGCTCTCCATTTTTTGGGCTTGGAGGAATTGCGCTTCGAGCTGTTTGTGCTGGGTGATGTCTTCGGCGACGCCGGCGGAGCGGACGATCTGGCCGAGTTCGTTCTTCACGGGGAAACCGCGGTCCCTGATCCAGCGGATCTGTCCGTCGGGCCGGACCATGCGGAACTCGAGGTTGTATTCCACGCCCTGGCTGAGCATGCCGACGGCCCGGCGTATGCGGGGGCGGTCGTCAGGATGGATCGTCTCCACCCAGAGGGCGGCGTTGCGGATGAGTTCGATGCGTGGGCGGCCGAAGACTGATTCGTAGGCGGGGCTGATGTAGATGATCTGGGAGCCGTCTGAGTTTTTGAGCCAGAAGACCTGCTGGACGACGTTCACGAGTTGCTGGAAGCGGTGTTCTGATTCTTTGAGGGCGAGTTCGGTGAGGCGCCGTTCGTGCTGGTCGAGCACGAGTGAGACGACATTGGCCACGGCGAGAGCGAAGGTTCTTTCATCGGACTGCCATTCGCGGATGGGGCCGATGTGTTCATGGCAGAGGACTCCTTCCATCCGGCCGTTCAGGTAGACGGGCACATCCATCATGGAACTGATGCCGAAAGGCTTGAGATAGTGCTCGTACAGACCCGCAGTATGGGGGCTGGTAGCAACGTCCTCCGCGCAGATCAACATGCTGTTGCCGATCGCATTGAAGTATTGAGGGCTGTCGCTGAGTTTGAGCTGTGTGCCGGAGGAATGGGTTCCGGTGGAGAGCTCGTAGAGTTCGAGGCAGACGATGGCGTCGCGCTCGATGTTGTAGCGCCAGAAGCTGACGCGGACGACACCCAGGGTGCGCGCACTGATCTCGCACACGCGCCGCACAGCGGCTCCGAGGTCATCGCCCTTGATCGCATCGCTGCGGATCAGTTCGGAGAGGGCAGATTGCTGCTCGTAAGAGCGTTCCACGTTGCAGCGCAGCTCGGCTTCGATGCGGTGCCGTTCGGTGATGTCGCGCATCACCTTGGAAAAGCCTTTCAGGAGGCCGTTGCCGTCCGTCACGGGTGCCATGATGACGTGGGCCCAAAAACGGGAGCCGTCCTTGCGGATACGCCAGCCTTCCATTTCGGCACGGCCTTCCGACCTGGCCTTGGCGGCCATGCTGGTAAACCGGTCTTTTTCCCATTCCGGATAAAAGATATCTGCCGCGTGGCCGAGGATGTCCGCTTCCTGGTAGCCGGTGATCCTTTCGGCGCCTGCGTTCCAACTGACGATGCGGCCCTGAGAATCGAGGGAATAGATCGCGTAGTCTTTTACGCCATCGATCAAGAGGCGGAGATTTTCTTCGCTGAGGCGCAATGCCTCATCGATGTTTTGCTTTTCGCGTAAGAGGCGGTTTTCTTTACAGGCGCGCTGGATGGCCAGCGGCAGACGCGCCAGGCTGTCTTTGAGGATGAAATCTGAAGCCCCTTGGTGGATGCACTCCACCGCGAGTTCATCCCCCATGGTGCCTGTCACGAGGATCAGCGGCGTATCCACTTGCTGCTCCTGCAAGATCTGGATCGCATCCAGTGCCGTCCAATTGCCTATGGTGAACTCAGAAAGAATGACATCGAACTGCTCCCTTTCCACCAACCGCTTGAACTCGTCACGATCACTGGTGGCCGCATGGTCCACATTCCACCCCTCTTGCGTCAGCCGCGCGAGAAATACCGCCACATCCCCTGGATTGCTATCCAGGATCAATATCCGAAAGCGGCTCGGTGGCGTGGTGTGCGTGATCCCCATAGGCGATGGCAGCTCGTTCATACAGCCGCGGTGTCAGTGATTAAAAGGTAGGCCCATCTTGCGTTCACTCAACTAAAATCCCCTATAGGAAATGACCAATGTCGAAATCCGAATGACGAAGGAATGACTAATGACCAATGAAAAGTTTAGGATGCATTGGTCATTAGTCATTCCTTCATTCCTTTGGCAATCGGATTTCGACATTGGTCATTTCCTGAAAGGAGAAAGGCGCGCCAACAGCTAAGCCATCAGCGCGCCCCGAAATCAGCTAGTGATTAACCCAAGAGCTTCAACACGCTCTGCGGCAACTGGTTGGCTTGTGAGAGCATGGCGGTGCCGGACTGCACGAGGATGTTCTGTTTGGCGAACTGGGTGGATTCTTCGGCCACATCCACGTCCTGGATGCGGGAGCTGGCGGCCGTGAGGTTCTCTTTGCTGATGGTGAGCTGCTCGGCGGTGTAGTTCAGGCGGGACTGGTAGGAGCCGATGGTCGCGCGGTCGTTCGAGAGCTGGTTGATGGCCGTCTTCACGCTGGTCAGAGCGGCTGCTGCGGCAGTCGTCGTGCTGATGGAGGCCGCCGTGGCGCCGGTGTAAGCAGCGGTGCCGAGGTTGACGCCGGACATGGTGAAGGAGCCGCCTTCGGAATCGATCGTCACGTCGAGGCTGTTCGCCGAGAAGAGCGAGACGCCGTTGAAATCTTTCTGCGACGCATCCGTCACATAAGAGGCGAGCTGGGTGAACTCCGCATTGTACAACGTACGGTCCGCATCCGTCTTCGTGATGTCTTGCGAGAGGATGGAGAGCTCGCTCATGCGGTCGAGCGCCTTGCCGATCTTCTTGAGATAGCCATCTTGAGTTTGAGTGAAGGAAACGGCGTTGCCGACGTTGGAGCCGGCGGCCGCGAGACGCGAGACTTGAGCGTCCAGACGGGTCGCCACGGCCAAACCGGCCGCGTCATCCGAAGGACTCACGATCTTGGAACCGGAACTCAGCCGGGCGAGCGATTTGCTCAGTTGCATCTGGCTGGTCTGCAGATTGTGTGCAGACACCTGGGCGGACATGTTGGTGTTGATGACCATAGACTATTGTATGTTGTTAGTTGGTTGGGTTTAAAAATTGTTTGGTTAAGCGGGTGTCGCCACGGGTGTGGCGGCATTGGTGTTCTTCACCGGCAGCTTCGGCACTGCGGAACGTGTGTTCGTGACTGCCTCACGGTTGTTGCGCTGGATCTCCTCATAGACTTCGAGGCGATGCACGGGCACATCGGCGGGGGCCTCGATGCCGATCTTCACCACTTCACCGTCCACGCGGACGATCTTCACGGTGATGCGGCCATCGATGACGACGCACTCATTGGTTTTGCGTGAAAGGATCAACATGCGTTTATGCCTCCTCAGCAGCGGGCAGGGGATGTTGGAGCGAGTAATTTGCGGCGTTCGCGATGACGACCTGTTTACCGCGCAGTGTGTAACGGTTGATGACGATCGGCCCCTTCAGGTTCACGGTGGCACCGGTGTTCCTGAGGGTGACGATGTTGTAGAGCAAGGCGTCCGACGGCTTCACAAGCCCGAGGAACCGGGCATCTTCCGGGCTGATCTGCGGCGCGTAATCCGGCAGCACATCAAACGGCGGGACGACCAGAAAGGCGAGTGACGGATCGTTAAGCACCTGCAACCAGCGGAAGGGCTCCTGGCCCGGCTCGGTCAGCAGGACGTATTCCTTGATGGTCTCAAAACCCAGTAGGCCCAGCGGCAGTTGCACGATGTTCTCGCGCTCTGCTTCCATCATTTCCAAGGTTGGTGATTCGACAGCGATCATATTCTGAACGCTGTTTAGCACAGCCCATGCCAAGGGTGTTTTCCCTTTAAACACGGCCTTTTGCGCCGGGAAGCGGCAAAAACCTCCCAAAAACTGCCGGGCTTGATAAGCTCGCCCGGCAAATTCCTCCCATTTCCCGCCCGGAAAAATAATCCCGTCCACGGGCACTCAATCTGGTTAAGCCGATGGCCATGCTTGCCGATGTGTACCTCGGCCCATGCCGTACAACCAATGGGCTTAAAGCGCCCTGATATGCCTATAACGGAAGACGCCAGTGATTACGCCTACATCATTGATTTGATCTATGAGCGCTCGGGCATTCGCTTGCACGAAGGCAAGAAGCCGTTGATCCGCGCCCGTCTGGGCAAGCGTATGCGCGCCTTGGGCATCGAAGACCTGGGCACCTACTGCGACCACTTGCGCTCTCGCGAAGGAGAGAATGAGTTGACGCATACCGTGGACGCTCTCACCACCAACTTCACCAGCTTCCTCCGTGAGGAACAGCATTTTAAAACGCTGGTGAACGAAGCCTTGCCCAGCGTCATCAAGCCGGGGCAGAAGGCTTTCAAAGTCTGGAGCGCCGCGTGCTCCACGGGTGAGGAGCCATATAGCATCGCCATCTACCTCGCGGAACATTTTCCGCTCGCCCAAGGCTGGAACTGGGAGGTGCTGGCCACCGATATCTCGACCAAGGCGCTGGATAAGGCAAAAGCCGGTGTTTACGCCAGCGATCGTCTGAACACGTTGCCTCCGGAATGGTTGCGCCGCCACTTCCAGCGGGGTGAGAAGCAATGGGCTGGCTACTACCGCGTCAAGCCCGCACTGGCCGCGCGGATCAAGTTCATGCAGTTGAACCTGCTCGGGGATTACCCCTTTTCCGGGCCGTTCGAGACTATTTTCTGCCGAAATGTGATGATCTATTTCGACCGGCCTACGCAACACGGACTCGTGAATCATCTGCATAGCTGCCTGGGGCCAGGGGGCTGGTTGATGGTGGGGCACTCGGAAAGCCTCACGGGCCTGAGCACGCCGCTCAAGTGCATCCGTCCCAGCATCTATCGCCGCACCAACTAGTCTATGCCTTCACCCAGCCTAGTCGGATTTGAACACAAGGTCGTGGTGGGCATCGCGGATTTCGCGGTGACCAACAACCAGAATCTTATTCTCAGCACATACTCCTTGGGGTCGTGCATCGGCATCGCCATCTATGATCCCGTGGTACGCGTGGGAGGTTTGCTGCACGCCATGCTGCCGGATTCCACGATTGATTCCGTGAAAGCCGCGAACCAGCCGGCCATGTTCATCGATACTGGCATCCCGGCACTTTTCCGCGCCGCTTACGATCTCAAGGCTGAAAAGTATCGTTTGAAAATCTACGTGGCTGGGGGCGCGCAGATCATGGACAACAGCGGGTTCTTCAACATCGGCCGCCGCAACTACGAGGCCATGTCCGCCATTTTCGCAAAGCACGGTTTAAAGCCACAGGCCGAGGAAGTCGGCGGTCTTGTGAACCGCACCATGTATCTTCATATCGCCACCGGCGAAGTGACATTGAAGACTTCAGGCCAGATCAAGGAGACCAATCTATGCAAGAGCTAGACGATTACATCCAGAAGGTTAAACACCTTCCTCCTGCACCGCGCGTTTTGCCGAAGTTGCTGACTCTTCTGGGTCAGCCGAACATCGACAGCGGCCGCATCGTGGAGCTGATCCAGTATGATTCTGCGCTCACGGCCAGCCTGTTGCAGGTGTGCAACAGTGCTTATCTCGCTTCTTCAACTCCGGTCGCTGATCTGGAAGAAGCGGTCAATCGCCTGGGTTTTCATCTGGTTTTCCGCCTCGTGGCGGGTCTTAGCGGCAGCCGCACGTTGTCTCCGAGCCAGAAGGGCTATGGGATGGATGAGGGCGAGTTGTGGAAGCATTCTGTGACCAGTGCGGTGGCGGCGCAATTGATCGCTGCGGAGTGTGATGTGGATGAGAATGTCGCGTTCACTGCGGGTCTGCTGCATGACATCGGCAAAGTGATCCTTTCGGGGGCGCTGGAACATATCTATCAAAAGCTGCGGGATGAGGTGGACACGAACCAGCAATCTCTGCTGGAGACGGAGAAACGTCTCCTGGGGGTGCAGCATGCGGAGATCGGCGGACGTCTGCTGGCGAACTGGAAGTTTCCGGCGCCGCTCGTCGCGGCGGTGTGGTTCCATCATCATCCGGCGGCGGCGCAACCGCACCAGAAGCTGGCTTCGTGCGTGTACTTGGGGAACATGATCGCGTATTTCATCGGCAATGGCTTTGGCCATCAAGCCTTCGCGCTGCGTGGGCGCGGCGAGGCTTTGAGCATGCTCGGTTTGCGCGGGGATGATCTTCCCCGGCTGATGATCGAGACGTACGATCACTACGCAGGGATCGAGGCGCTGTTCAACATCAATGCCATATCTGCCTGAGCATGAGCACGAGACGGATACGAACGTTAGTCGTGGATGACTCGGCGGTGGTGCGCCGGGTGATCACGGAGACATTGGCGAAGGAGGCGGAGATCGAGGTCGTCGGCACGGCCATCGATCCCTATGCCGCGCGTGAGAAGATCCTGGCGCTGAACCCGGATGTTCTCACACTCGACATAGAGATGCCGAAGATGGATGGCATCACTTTTCTGCGCCTCATCATGAAACACCGGCCCATGCCGGTGATCGTCATGAGCTCGCTCACGACCGAAGGGTCAACGAAGGCGTTGGAGGCCTTGCAGGCGGGGGCGGTGGATGTGCTGGACAAGCCGAGCGGCTCGTTTTCGGCGTGGGCTGACGGGCGGCTGGCGCAGAAGATCAAAGCGGCCGCGCAAGCATCGCTTCATAATATTTCCTCGCAGGAAGCTGAGACGCCCGTTCGCACGATCGTCAAAGCGCCTGTGATATCCACACCGCGTTTGAGTGGATCTGGTTCACGTCAACTGATCGTGATGGGCGCTTCAACCGGTGGCACGGAAGCGCTCAAGAAAGTGCTCACGGCGTTGCCTGATGGCCTGCCGCCGATCTGCATCGTGCAGCATATCCCTGCGAAATTTTCCCTGGCCTTCGCCAATCGCCTGAATGACCTCTGCCCATTCCATGTGCAAGAGGCGCAAGGCGGCGAGGTGTTGCAGCACGGCCAAGCCGTCGTGGCTCCGGGCGGTTATCACCTGCTCGTGCGCTGGAATGGCAATGGTTATATCACGGCGCTCAGTGAGGCTCCGCCGGTGCATCATCAGCGTCCGGCGGTGGATATCCTGTTTGATTCTGCGGTGAAGGCGGGTGCAGCGCCGCATGTCTTGGGCGTGTTGCTGACGGGGATGGGGGCGGATGGGGCGAGCGGGATGGTGAATCTGAGGCAGAATGGTGCGTTCACGATCGCACAGAATGAGGCGACGTGTGTGGTGTTCGGC
This window harbors:
- a CDS encoding PAS domain S-box protein, whose amino-acid sequence is MNELPSPMGITHTTPPSRFRILILDSNPGDVAVFLARLTQEGWNVDHAATSDRDEFKRLVEREQFDVILSEFTIGNWTALDAIQILQEQQVDTPLILVTGTMGDELAVECIHQGASDFILKDSLARLPLAIQRACKENRLLREKQNIDEALRLSEENLRLLIDGVKDYAIYSLDSQGRIVSWNAGAERITGYQEADILGHAADIFYPEWEKDRFTSMAAKARSEGRAEMEGWRIRKDGSRFWAHVIMAPVTDGNGLLKGFSKVMRDITERHRIEAELRCNVERSYEQQSALSELIRSDAIKGDDLGAAVRRVCEISARTLGVVRVSFWRYNIERDAIVCLELYELSTGTHSSGTQLKLSDSPQYFNAIGNSMLICAEDVATSPHTAGLYEHYLKPFGISSMMDVPVYLNGRMEGVLCHEHIGPIREWQSDERTFALAVANVVSLVLDQHERRLTELALKESEHRFQQLVNVVQQVFWLKNSDGSQIIYISPAYESVFGRPRIELIRNAALWVETIHPDDRPRIRRAVGMLSQGVEYNLEFRMVRPDGQIRWIRDRGFPVKNELGQIVRSAGVAEDITQHKQLEAQFLQAQKMESIGRLAGGVAHDFNNMLTAIRSFALLARDSVDPESMTHKDLEQVLEATTRAEGVTRRLLAFARQQVFRPEVIEPNSLLKNLQKMLGRLIREDVVLELHPGEHVGSIKADPSQMEQMIINLALNSVDAMPRGGLLSISSAPVSLEAEEARKLDLQPGRYVRLQVTDNGMGMSDEVKAHLFEPFFTTKPTGSGTGLGLATVYGIVHQTGGAISVESELGKGTTFAILLPETTETAEVKLETTSDSQSLRGKETILVVEDETTVRNLLVKLLKGKGYTILEASNGEEALKLITLLGKVQIDLLLTDLVMPKMGGRELAEKVRALRPEQPVLFISGYSRDFSGNEPPPPFDALLLSKPFAPDPLLQAVRASIDGKKPDSSAGQQGSIHSV
- a CDS encoding flagellin, translated to MVINTNMSAQVSAHNLQTSQMQLSKSLARLSSGSKIVSPSDDAAGLAVATRLDAQVSRLAAAGSNVGNAVSFTQTQDGYLKKIGKALDRMSELSILSQDITKTDADRTLYNAEFTQLASYVTDASQKDFNGVSLFSANSLDVTIDSEGGSFTMSGVNLGTAAYTGATAASISTTTAAAAALTSVKTAINQLSNDRATIGSYQSRLNYTAEQLTISKENLTAASSRIQDVDVAEESTQFAKQNILVQSGTAMLSQANQLPQSVLKLLG
- the csrA gene encoding carbon storage regulator CsrA, with amino-acid sequence MLILSRKTNECVVIDGRITVKIVRVDGEVVKIGIEAPADVPVHRLEVYEEIQRNNREAVTNTRSAVPKLPVKNTNAATPVATPA
- the fliW gene encoding flagellar assembly protein FliW encodes the protein MIAVESPTLEMMEAERENIVQLPLGLLGFETIKEYVLLTEPGQEPFRWLQVLNDPSLAFLVVPPFDVLPDYAPQISPEDARFLGLVKPSDALLYNIVTLRNTGATVNLKGPIVINRYTLRGKQVVIANAANYSLQHPLPAAEEA
- a CDS encoding protein-glutamate O-methyltransferase CheR, translating into MPITEDASDYAYIIDLIYERSGIRLHEGKKPLIRARLGKRMRALGIEDLGTYCDHLRSREGENELTHTVDALTTNFTSFLREEQHFKTLVNEALPSVIKPGQKAFKVWSAACSTGEEPYSIAIYLAEHFPLAQGWNWEVLATDISTKALDKAKAGVYASDRLNTLPPEWLRRHFQRGEKQWAGYYRVKPALAARIKFMQLNLLGDYPFSGPFETIFCRNVMIYFDRPTQHGLVNHLHSCLGPGGWLMVGHSESLTGLSTPLKCIRPSIYRRTN
- a CDS encoding chemotaxis protein CheD, with product MPSPSLVGFEHKVVVGIADFAVTNNQNLILSTYSLGSCIGIAIYDPVVRVGGLLHAMLPDSTIDSVKAANQPAMFIDTGIPALFRAAYDLKAEKYRLKIYVAGGAQIMDNSGFFNIGRRNYEAMSAIFAKHGLKPQAEEVGGLVNRTMYLHIATGEVTLKTSGQIKETNLCKS
- a CDS encoding HDOD domain-containing protein, whose translation is MQELDDYIQKVKHLPPAPRVLPKLLTLLGQPNIDSGRIVELIQYDSALTASLLQVCNSAYLASSTPVADLEEAVNRLGFHLVFRLVAGLSGSRTLSPSQKGYGMDEGELWKHSVTSAVAAQLIAAECDVDENVAFTAGLLHDIGKVILSGALEHIYQKLRDEVDTNQQSLLETEKRLLGVQHAEIGGRLLANWKFPAPLVAAVWFHHHPAAAQPHQKLASCVYLGNMIAYFIGNGFGHQAFALRGRGEALSMLGLRGDDLPRLMIETYDHYAGIEALFNINAISA
- a CDS encoding chemotaxis response regulator protein-glutamate methylesterase yields the protein MSTRRIRTLVVDDSAVVRRVITETLAKEAEIEVVGTAIDPYAAREKILALNPDVLTLDIEMPKMDGITFLRLIMKHRPMPVIVMSSLTTEGSTKALEALQAGAVDVLDKPSGSFSAWADGRLAQKIKAAAQASLHNISSQEAETPVRTIVKAPVISTPRLSGSGSRQLIVMGASTGGTEALKKVLTALPDGLPPICIVQHIPAKFSLAFANRLNDLCPFHVQEAQGGEVLQHGQAVVAPGGYHLLVRWNGNGYITALSEAPPVHHQRPAVDILFDSAVKAGAAPHVLGVLLTGMGADGASGMVNLRQNGAFTIAQNEATCVVFGMPREAIRMGGASAVAGLPEIAGLMVRHCAARREAVLSAG